The Acanthopagrus latus isolate v.2019 chromosome 13, fAcaLat1.1, whole genome shotgun sequence genome contains a region encoding:
- the panx3 gene encoding pannexin-3 isoform X2, producing the protein MSIAQAAAKAMLSDALLQDGPGINRIHHLELELPLDKVIKFVSVGLPLMLVCMAFAREISLGPQISCFPPSNFTIKQASYVDTYCWDSLMHHEFDSNGNFEERSLWVHKMFPYSLMAMAVLMYLPALIWRQLVMPSLGSDLLFVIDELDKSYNRSIRLAQNILDMRQNTKNPLTFQAELQRAKKKRYFEYPLLERYMKCKQNSYFLVSMLFLRGFLLLTFMTAACLYLAYFHLSAFLQDEFSCFVRTGMLRDQNWVPELVQCKMIGQLVFQVISVANGAIYVLLAPIVLFSLIRLFVWDTTFISVYEVLPALDVINQRQLGCPLNDLNVLLLFLRANVAHLKSYGQVRALCSLAPPQVGTATTGQGLNAMLSQEEMEEREEAAMELAGEVEEAKEEGKLSLVDIMTILGAAQGRVVNCSEKRPLVEENMSLEPNHQGYHELKESAPFNHY; encoded by the exons ATGTCCATCGCCCAGGCTGCGGCCAAGGCCATGCTATCTGATGCCCTGCTGCAGGACGGCCCCGGGATAAACCGGATCCACCACCTGGAGCTGGAGCTTCCTCTGGACAAGGTCATCAAATTTGTGTCTGTCGGACTTCCGCTGATGCTGGTGTGCATGGCCTTCGCCCGTGAGATCTCCCTGG GgcctcagatcagctgtttcccTCCCAGCAATTTCACCATCAAGCAGGCCAGCTATGTAGACACGTACTGCTGGGACTCCCTCATGCATCATGAATTCGACAGCAATGGGAACTTTGAGGAGCGCTCACTCTGGGTACACAAA ATGTTCCCATACTCTCTTATGGCAATGGCTGTCTTGATGTACCTGCCGGCTCTGATCTGGCGCCAGCTCGTCATGCCCTCACTGGGCTCAGACCTGCTCTTCGTTATTGACGAACTGGACAAGTCGTACAACCGCTCCATCCGACTGGCTCAGAACATTTTGGACATGCGCCAGAACACTAAGAACCCCCTCACATTTCAGGCCGAACTGCAAAG GGCCAAGAAGAAGCGATACTTTGAGTACCCTCTACTGGAGCGATACATGAAGTGCAAACAAAACTCCTACTTCCTCGTTAGCATGCTTTTCTTACGAGGCTTCCTCCTCTTGACCTTCATGACTGCTGCCTGTCTCTACCTGGCCTACTTCCACCTCTCCGCCTTCCTGCAGGATGAGTTCAGCTGCTTCGTCCGCACCGGCATGCTGCGGGATCAGAACTGGGTTCCTGAGTTGGTTCAGTGTAAAATGATTGGCCAGCTGGTTTTTCAAGTGATAAGCGTGGCCAACGGTGCCATCTACGTCCTGCTTGCTCCTATAGTCCTCTTCAGCCTGATCCGGCTCTTTGTTTGGGACACCACCTTTATCTCTGTCTACGAGGTCCTTCCAGCACTGGATGTAATCAACCAGCGTCAGCTAGGCTGCCCACTGAATGACCTCAATGTCCTTCTACTCTTCTTGCGGGCCAATGTAGCACACCTGAAGTCCTATGGGCAGGTGAGGGCATTGTGCTCACTGGCGCCACCACAGGTGGGTACAGCCACCACAGGGCAGGGTTTGAATGCAATGCTGAGCCAAGAAGAGATGGAAGAGCGTGAGGAGGCTGCGATGGAGCTGGCAGGAGAAGTGGAGGAGGCCAAGGAGGAAGGGAAGCTCAGCCTGGTGGACATCATGACTATTCTGGGAGCAGCGCAGGGAAGAGTGGTAAACTGCAGCGAGAAGAGGCCCCTTGTGGAGGAGAATATGAGTCTTG AGCCAAACCACCAGGGGTACCATGAGTTGAAGGAGTCTGCACCATTTAATCATTACTAG
- the panx3 gene encoding pannexin-3 isoform X1 has protein sequence MSIAQAAAKAMLSDALLQDGPGINRIHHLELELPLDKVIKFVSVGLPLMLVCMAFAREISLGPQISCFPPSNFTIKQASYVDTYCWDSLMHHEFDSNGNFEERSLWVHKMFPYSLMAMAVLMYLPALIWRQLVMPSLGSDLLFVIDELDKSYNRSIRLAQNILDMRQNTKNPLTFQAELQRAKKKRYFEYPLLERYMKCKQNSYFLVSMLFLRGFLLLTFMTAACLYLAYFHLSAFLQDEFSCFVRTGMLRDQNWVPELVQCKMIGQLVFQVISVANGAIYVLLAPIVLFSLIRLFVWDTTFISVYEVLPALDVINQRQLGCPLNDLNVLLLFLRANVAHLKSYGQVRALCSLAPPQVGTATTGQGLNAMLSQEEMEEREEAAMELAGEVEEAKEEGKLSLVDIMTILGAAQGRVVNCSEKRPLVEENMSLGTVTFIYTLKRILLVAIFVYIIWDVQKIIK, from the exons ATGTCCATCGCCCAGGCTGCGGCCAAGGCCATGCTATCTGATGCCCTGCTGCAGGACGGCCCCGGGATAAACCGGATCCACCACCTGGAGCTGGAGCTTCCTCTGGACAAGGTCATCAAATTTGTGTCTGTCGGACTTCCGCTGATGCTGGTGTGCATGGCCTTCGCCCGTGAGATCTCCCTGG GgcctcagatcagctgtttcccTCCCAGCAATTTCACCATCAAGCAGGCCAGCTATGTAGACACGTACTGCTGGGACTCCCTCATGCATCATGAATTCGACAGCAATGGGAACTTTGAGGAGCGCTCACTCTGGGTACACAAA ATGTTCCCATACTCTCTTATGGCAATGGCTGTCTTGATGTACCTGCCGGCTCTGATCTGGCGCCAGCTCGTCATGCCCTCACTGGGCTCAGACCTGCTCTTCGTTATTGACGAACTGGACAAGTCGTACAACCGCTCCATCCGACTGGCTCAGAACATTTTGGACATGCGCCAGAACACTAAGAACCCCCTCACATTTCAGGCCGAACTGCAAAG GGCCAAGAAGAAGCGATACTTTGAGTACCCTCTACTGGAGCGATACATGAAGTGCAAACAAAACTCCTACTTCCTCGTTAGCATGCTTTTCTTACGAGGCTTCCTCCTCTTGACCTTCATGACTGCTGCCTGTCTCTACCTGGCCTACTTCCACCTCTCCGCCTTCCTGCAGGATGAGTTCAGCTGCTTCGTCCGCACCGGCATGCTGCGGGATCAGAACTGGGTTCCTGAGTTGGTTCAGTGTAAAATGATTGGCCAGCTGGTTTTTCAAGTGATAAGCGTGGCCAACGGTGCCATCTACGTCCTGCTTGCTCCTATAGTCCTCTTCAGCCTGATCCGGCTCTTTGTTTGGGACACCACCTTTATCTCTGTCTACGAGGTCCTTCCAGCACTGGATGTAATCAACCAGCGTCAGCTAGGCTGCCCACTGAATGACCTCAATGTCCTTCTACTCTTCTTGCGGGCCAATGTAGCACACCTGAAGTCCTATGGGCAGGTGAGGGCATTGTGCTCACTGGCGCCACCACAGGTGGGTACAGCCACCACAGGGCAGGGTTTGAATGCAATGCTGAGCCAAGAAGAGATGGAAGAGCGTGAGGAGGCTGCGATGGAGCTGGCAGGAGAAGTGGAGGAGGCCAAGGAGGAAGGGAAGCTCAGCCTGGTGGACATCATGACTATTCTGGGAGCAGCGCAGGGAAGAGTGGTAAACTGCAGCGAGAAGAGGCCCCTTGTGGAGGAGAATATGAGTCTTGGTACCgtaacatttatttacacactCAAACGCATTCTGCTAGTGGCTATATTTGTTTACATCATTTGGGATGTGCAGAAAATTATTAAGTGA
- the panx3 gene encoding pannexin-3 isoform X3, whose amino-acid sequence MHHEFDSNGNFEERSLWVHKMFPYSLMAMAVLMYLPALIWRQLVMPSLGSDLLFVIDELDKSYNRSIRLAQNILDMRQNTKNPLTFQAELQRAKKKRYFEYPLLERYMKCKQNSYFLVSMLFLRGFLLLTFMTAACLYLAYFHLSAFLQDEFSCFVRTGMLRDQNWVPELVQCKMIGQLVFQVISVANGAIYVLLAPIVLFSLIRLFVWDTTFISVYEVLPALDVINQRQLGCPLNDLNVLLLFLRANVAHLKSYGQVRALCSLAPPQVGTATTGQGLNAMLSQEEMEEREEAAMELAGEVEEAKEEGKLSLVDIMTILGAAQGRVVNCSEKRPLVEENMSLGTVTFIYTLKRILLVAIFVYIIWDVQKIIK is encoded by the exons ATGCATCATGAATTCGACAGCAATGGGAACTTTGAGGAGCGCTCACTCTGGGTACACAAA ATGTTCCCATACTCTCTTATGGCAATGGCTGTCTTGATGTACCTGCCGGCTCTGATCTGGCGCCAGCTCGTCATGCCCTCACTGGGCTCAGACCTGCTCTTCGTTATTGACGAACTGGACAAGTCGTACAACCGCTCCATCCGACTGGCTCAGAACATTTTGGACATGCGCCAGAACACTAAGAACCCCCTCACATTTCAGGCCGAACTGCAAAG GGCCAAGAAGAAGCGATACTTTGAGTACCCTCTACTGGAGCGATACATGAAGTGCAAACAAAACTCCTACTTCCTCGTTAGCATGCTTTTCTTACGAGGCTTCCTCCTCTTGACCTTCATGACTGCTGCCTGTCTCTACCTGGCCTACTTCCACCTCTCCGCCTTCCTGCAGGATGAGTTCAGCTGCTTCGTCCGCACCGGCATGCTGCGGGATCAGAACTGGGTTCCTGAGTTGGTTCAGTGTAAAATGATTGGCCAGCTGGTTTTTCAAGTGATAAGCGTGGCCAACGGTGCCATCTACGTCCTGCTTGCTCCTATAGTCCTCTTCAGCCTGATCCGGCTCTTTGTTTGGGACACCACCTTTATCTCTGTCTACGAGGTCCTTCCAGCACTGGATGTAATCAACCAGCGTCAGCTAGGCTGCCCACTGAATGACCTCAATGTCCTTCTACTCTTCTTGCGGGCCAATGTAGCACACCTGAAGTCCTATGGGCAGGTGAGGGCATTGTGCTCACTGGCGCCACCACAGGTGGGTACAGCCACCACAGGGCAGGGTTTGAATGCAATGCTGAGCCAAGAAGAGATGGAAGAGCGTGAGGAGGCTGCGATGGAGCTGGCAGGAGAAGTGGAGGAGGCCAAGGAGGAAGGGAAGCTCAGCCTGGTGGACATCATGACTATTCTGGGAGCAGCGCAGGGAAGAGTGGTAAACTGCAGCGAGAAGAGGCCCCTTGTGGAGGAGAATATGAGTCTTGGTACCgtaacatttatttacacactCAAACGCATTCTGCTAGTGGCTATATTTGTTTACATCATTTGGGATGTGCAGAAAATTATTAAGTGA